In a genomic window of Diabrotica undecimpunctata isolate CICGRU chromosome 2, icDiaUnde3, whole genome shotgun sequence:
- the LOC140433860 gene encoding uncharacterized protein, translating into MDQLKKQRKPLKSKISRISNWLRDNSTQETDPLQFQLRHTELTNCYAKYDDLMDQIEELDEENTEERDREEIEEKYFSTLAGLQHRMEMLQPPSHQFSSTSPRLASAKDKYKFVNENKLCRNCLGTKHFSQNCSSQRSCSICKKRHHTLLHNDHENSSSSSRSFQRQNHATSRNVQNTWFDGEAGPSNSVSLSESQTSQVSNVMTSLSALSIKQDVLLATALVTIYSKHGVPIHARCILDSGSQSSFVSKDLVQKLNLSPYSKRLQISTISEHSSFSNKMVNLESFPYKRNGNGFKISCGILDNITCRLPQVSINRSKFNIPSTVTLADPTYSVPGNIDLLLASDIYSELLSDGLIRLGKGLPVLQNTHLGYIMFGSLPPYALHKGIYSSQLSPTQSNVSLFVQSTSEEDKLDNIIRQFFEVEEVTPSVKISSSEDLAEQIFTETTQILPSGRFQVKLPLISETAHKMLGNSYNMARKRFISLENKLLKHENVYTQYKAFINEYVSLGHAKKVPLSLTNVHLENKYFLPHHSVIKEESLTTKLRVVFDGFMKSSSGYSLNDILLKGKTLQPELFDILLRFRLYTYVFTSDIQKMYRQVRIHPDHTFLQNILWRDSPEQDIECLELQTVTYGTKSASFQSTRCLMELAKTHQNKYPLASDALLTGCYVDDILYGANDTQTLLKAHNEITDLLNKTITLPRLELMGALLASKLTTKVVDIIKDKLPSITSINMWSDSEIVLAWLRSHHSRWN; encoded by the exons ATGGATCAATTAAAGAAACAACGCAAACCGTTGAAATCAAAAATCTCTCGTATCTCTAATTGGTTAAGGGATAACTCTACTCAAGAAACGGATCCCTTGCAGTTCCAACTCCGTCATACTGAACTAACGAATTGTTACGCCAAATATGATGACCTCATGGATCAGATTGAGGAACTGGACGAAGAAAACACTGAAGAACGCGATagggaagaaattgaagaaaagtaCTTCTCAACTCTGGCAGGTCTTCAACATAGAATGGAGATGCTCCAACCTCCTTCACACCAGTTCAGTTCCACTTCTCCACGTTTAGCTAGTGCTAAA GATAAGtataaatttgttaatgaaaacAAACTATGTCGCAACTGTTTAGGAACTAAACACTTTTCTCAAAATTGTTCATCTCAACGTTCATGTAGTATATGCAAGAAAAGGCATCACACACTCTTGCACAATGACCATGAAAATAGCTCTTCTTCTAGTAGATCTTTTCAAAGACAAAATCACGCAACCTCTCGCAATGTACAAAACACTTGGTTTGATGGTGAAGCCGGTCCAAGtaattctgtctctctctctgaaTCTCAAACCTCTCAGGTCTCAAATGTGATGACTTCTCTCTCTGCTCTGTCAATAAAGCAGGATGTTCTGCTGGCAACCGCTCTAGTCACTATTTATTCAAAGCATGGCGTACCCATACACGCTAGATGTATTTTAGATAGTGGATCTCAGTCGTCATTTGTCTCTAAAGATTTGGTTCAAAAATTAAATCTCTCTCCTTACAGCAAAAGGTTACAAATCTCTACTATCTCTGAACATAGTTCATTCTCGAACAAAATGGTAAATCTAGAAAGTTTTCCATACAAAAGAAATGGTAATGGTTTCAAAATCTCCTGTGGTATTTTAGACAACATAACTTGTAGACTCCCTCAGGTATCCATAAACAGAAGTAAATTTAATATCCCCTCTACAGTCACTCTCGCAGATCCCACCTACTCTGTCCCTGGAAATATAGATCTTCTTCTTGCCAGTGACATATATAGCGAGTTGTTATCGGATGGTTTAATACGTTTAGGTAAAGGACTCCCTGTTCTCCAGAACACACACTTAGGGTACATTATGTTTGGTTCTTTACCTCCTTACGCACTTCACAAAGGAATTTATAGCTCACAGTTGTCCCCTACACAGTCAAATGTCTCTTTATTTGTCCAGTCCACATCTGAGGAAGATAAGCTCGATAATATAATTCGACAATTCTTCGAAGTCGAAGAAGTGACCCCCTCTGTTAAAATCTCCTCCTCTGAGGATCTGGCTGAACAAATATTCACTGAAACAACTCAAATTCTACCTTCTGGTCGGTTTCAGGTAAAGCTTCCTCTCATTTCTGAAACAGCACATAAAATGCTGGGCAATTCTTACAATATGGCTAGGAAAAGGTTTAttagtttagaaaataaactCTTAAAGCACGAAAATGTATACACTCAATATAAAGCATTCATCAATGAATATGTTTCTCTTGGACATGCCAAAAAGGTTCCTCTTTCTCTcacaaatgtgcacttagaaaataaatactttttacctCATCACTCTGTCATAAAAGAAGAATCATTAACTACCAAATTACGGGTGGTttttgatggcttcatgaaaaGTTCCAGTGGCTATTCTCTTAATGACATCCTGTTGAAAGGAAAAACTCTTCAGCCTGAACTTTTCGACATTCTCCTTCGGTTTAGATTGTATACCTATGTCTTCACTTCCGACATACaaaaaatgtacaggcaggtACGAATTCATCCTGATCACACATTCCTGCAGAATATCCTCTGGCGGGATTCTCCAGAACAGGACATCGAATGTCTTGAGCTTCAAACCGTAACTTATGGAACAAAAAGCGCAAGCTTTCAAAGTACTCGTTGTTTAATGGAATTAGCTAAAACTCATCAAAACAAATACCCATTGGCCTCCGATGCTCTCTTAACAGGATGCTATGTAGATGACATTCTATATGGGGCCAATGACACGCAAACTCTTCTTAAGGCTCATAATGAGATAACTGACCTACTCAACAAG